In one window of Leptospira sp. GIMC2001 DNA:
- the dut gene encoding dUTP diphosphatase — MKTNESDISVKIKINDSSLLPARQTVGSAGYDLSACLKDKTSILIQPQEVSLIPTGISVEIPIGYEMQVRPRSGLSSKNKLIVINSPGTIDSDYRGEIFVPIMNLGDKDFEVTHGMRIAQILLARTETIDWKIVTSLDNTDRSAGGFGSSGTH; from the coding sequence ATGAAGACCAATGAATCCGATATTTCCGTTAAGATCAAAATTAATGATTCAAGTCTTTTACCTGCAAGACAGACTGTAGGTTCTGCTGGTTACGATTTGTCCGCATGCCTAAAAGATAAAACTTCAATTCTAATCCAACCACAAGAAGTGAGTTTGATACCAACTGGGATTTCCGTTGAGATTCCAATTGGATATGAGATGCAAGTTCGACCTAGATCGGGTCTGTCAAGTAAGAATAAACTCATTGTGATCAACTCACCCGGAACCATTGATTCGGATTATCGAGGTGAAATTTTTGTTCCCATCATGAATCTGGGAGATAAGGATTTTGAAGTGACACATGGAATGAGAATCGCTCAGATTTTGCTTGCACGAACTGAAACTATAGATTGGAAGATAGTAACAAGTTTGGATAACACGGATAGGTCTGCAGGCGGGTTTGGATCAAGTGGAACCCATTGA
- a CDS encoding class I SAM-dependent methyltransferase: MNSNSSNIPDSVSNYLGSDKNCPLTGDCSFQFLYRSTFSNFDLPIYECKKCLIQKQSPIPLNPDELYDENYYSGLSTFSYQDERKTYKFHSYVWDSRLAIICRFKKSGKILEIGSSFGGFLSRAKKFGFEVFGLEISKYSCDYANSQGIPTIYGKLEDTNFQNQQFDAIVLTEVIEHLENPKFVFDELSRVLKNDGLLILQTANFEGWQAKNSGASYHYYLPGHLYYYGENNLKNILKLRGFDRFKVFYGSDVSLISKLKKSRGNFQNLLDYAKWIKTIIFHFKSKLKKSGYPLTSGFVIYCFKGGSDTDNDE; encoded by the coding sequence ATGAATTCGAATTCAAGCAATATTCCAGATTCTGTTTCGAATTATCTTGGCTCAGATAAAAATTGTCCGTTAACAGGAGACTGTTCTTTTCAGTTCTTATATCGGTCTACCTTTTCCAATTTTGATCTACCCATCTATGAATGCAAAAAATGTTTGATACAGAAACAATCACCCATTCCACTAAATCCGGACGAATTGTATGATGAGAATTATTATTCAGGCTTATCTACTTTTTCTTATCAAGATGAAAGAAAGACTTATAAATTTCATTCTTACGTGTGGGACAGTCGCTTAGCAATAATTTGTCGTTTTAAAAAATCAGGAAAAATTCTGGAAATCGGTTCTTCTTTCGGAGGATTCCTGTCTCGTGCGAAAAAATTTGGATTCGAAGTATTTGGATTAGAAATATCGAAATATTCTTGTGACTATGCCAATAGCCAAGGAATTCCAACAATCTATGGAAAATTAGAAGATACTAATTTTCAGAATCAGCAATTTGATGCAATCGTTCTTACAGAAGTAATTGAACATTTAGAAAATCCAAAATTTGTATTTGATGAATTATCTAGAGTTCTCAAAAATGATGGTCTATTGATTCTTCAAACTGCAAACTTCGAAGGATGGCAAGCTAAAAATTCTGGAGCTAGCTATCATTACTACCTTCCTGGACATCTATACTATTACGGCGAAAACAATCTTAAAAATATTTTAAAGCTTAGAGGATTTGATAGATTTAAAGTTTTTTATGGATCTGATGTAAGCTTAATATCTAAACTAAAAAAATCTCGAGGAAATTTTCAGAATCTCTTAGATTATGCAAAGTGGATCAAAACTATAATCTTTCATTTCAAAAGCAAATTAAAAAAATCAGGCTATCCGTTAACTAGTGGATTTGTCATTTATTGTTTTAAAGGCGGAAGCGACACCGATAATGATGAATAG
- a CDS encoding rod-binding protein — MNDIFQIQDYSNRLQREIPGMRSLKNIEEMKNNGKSFEDYIKDEVNPAIQGKVSSSEVKPQVNIQDEINKDPYRRKLFDASVEFESMFVKMMLKEMKSSVSKTKMIHGGYAEEIFEDMLTDEQAKSMSKNNSIGLAEQIYSSLSVSLPPLKQ, encoded by the coding sequence ATGAATGATATTTTTCAAATCCAAGACTATTCCAATCGACTTCAAAGAGAAATTCCTGGAATGCGATCACTCAAAAACATAGAAGAGATGAAGAATAACGGGAAAAGTTTTGAAGATTATATCAAGGATGAAGTAAACCCTGCAATTCAAGGAAAAGTCAGTTCATCAGAAGTTAAACCGCAAGTTAATATTCAAGATGAGATCAATAAAGATCCTTATAGAAGAAAATTATTTGATGCATCAGTTGAATTTGAATCTATGTTTGTCAAGATGATGCTCAAGGAAATGAAATCATCCGTTAGTAAAACGAAAATGATTCATGGCGGATATGCAGAAGAAATTTTTGAAGATATGTTGACCGATGAACAAGCCAAGTCGATGTCCAAGAATAATTCTATTGGACTTGCGGAACAAATCTATTCATCATTATCGGTGTCGCTTCCGCCTTTAAAACAATAA
- a CDS encoding flagellar basal body L-ring protein FlgH has translation MKIKITNPRMTIARVCKSILKFLSVVVFSVIMTDFLVSQESSSFSLWNDRNPYSNSQEIKNGEIIQILFAEPIKAEYQSEYKSSNDHKIMSNPDKKMIEEMKGYESDQSIARNSNTKSKTSGRVIGKMAVKVTGFDTVTDNIEIEGRRESRFDNDRQVLSVRGTISRKDLGMNRTIDSARVANLEINYSAHGTPRNLQNPDVGLKPTTNPDGTTGFSANLSDTEKQELLLKYMKRMLGESGEEGSR, from the coding sequence ATGAAAATTAAGATTACCAATCCAAGAATGACGATTGCAAGAGTTTGTAAATCTATTCTAAAATTTCTATCTGTTGTCGTATTTAGTGTGATTATGACTGATTTTCTTGTCTCTCAAGAATCTTCATCGTTTTCCTTGTGGAATGATCGCAATCCGTATTCCAATTCGCAAGAAATTAAGAATGGTGAGATCATACAGATACTGTTTGCTGAGCCAATAAAAGCTGAGTATCAGTCTGAATATAAATCATCGAATGATCACAAGATCATGAGCAATCCTGACAAAAAGATGATCGAGGAAATGAAAGGATATGAATCGGATCAGTCTATTGCACGCAATTCAAATACTAAATCCAAAACTTCGGGTCGAGTGATTGGTAAGATGGCTGTAAAGGTTACAGGTTTCGACACAGTTACAGATAATATTGAAATTGAAGGGCGTCGCGAATCTCGGTTTGATAACGACAGGCAAGTGTTGTCAGTTCGAGGGACCATATCTAGAAAAGATCTTGGAATGAATCGAACCATTGATTCGGCAAGAGTTGCAAATTTAGAAATAAATTATTCGGCTCATGGAACTCCAAGAAATTTACAGAATCCAGATGTTGGATTGAAACCAACTACAAATCCTGATGGAACAACTGGCTTTTCAGCAAATCTATCAGACACCGAAAAACAAGAATTACTTCTTAAATACATGAAGCGAATGTTAGGTGAGTCTGGAGAAGAAGGAAGTAGATGA
- a CDS encoding flagellar basal body P-ring protein FlgI, whose product MKSILKSNSKNQLLSDLLLKSMNIFSYSALNSAIFVSLFLILHTSSFAVEVRLGDLAKIQGTRENQLTGFGIVVGLAGTGDTRSAFTSEVLHNYLNNLGVDSKLRPKDTRNVASVLVIANIPNWAKSGDRIDVVVSSIGDARSLEGGVLLQSPLKAGNGQTIAVASGVLQFGSGEESGRKSYGKKNQKNNTALVTGGAIVEKDFLVQAKIDPDKINPDARNPDDKGSTDNSSGNNSDIANKKLQETFRVQLIYPSYSTLNSIMEKLAEAYPMDEIQPKVLSKREFEINIPKDKEPIAFLAELEDIKIEPELPARVVIDERMGTVIMGGNLAMEEVAVSKQGLKLKLEAKGKSRYFWTENEDRSESVFYIKKTNNVQGLVEELNKLGATTKDVIAILQGLRKSGILHAEVIIQ is encoded by the coding sequence ATGAAATCAATACTGAAATCTAATTCCAAAAACCAACTTCTAAGTGATTTATTACTTAAATCGATGAATATCTTTTCTTATTCCGCATTGAACTCTGCTATATTTGTAAGTTTATTCTTAATTTTACATACATCCTCTTTTGCAGTTGAAGTAAGACTGGGTGACCTTGCAAAAATCCAAGGAACAAGAGAAAATCAACTCACAGGCTTCGGAATCGTCGTAGGACTTGCTGGAACTGGAGATACAAGGTCTGCCTTTACAAGTGAAGTCCTTCATAATTACCTAAACAATCTAGGTGTGGATTCCAAGCTTCGTCCAAAAGACACAAGAAATGTTGCATCTGTACTCGTAATTGCGAATATTCCAAATTGGGCTAAGTCCGGAGATAGAATAGATGTAGTTGTCTCTTCGATTGGAGACGCAAGATCTCTTGAAGGCGGAGTTTTATTGCAGAGTCCTCTAAAAGCTGGCAATGGTCAGACGATTGCTGTTGCTTCAGGTGTTCTACAATTTGGTTCAGGTGAAGAGAGTGGACGCAAATCTTATGGAAAGAAAAATCAAAAAAACAATACAGCATTGGTTACCGGAGGTGCTATTGTTGAGAAAGATTTTTTAGTCCAAGCAAAGATTGATCCCGATAAAATCAATCCTGACGCAAGGAATCCTGATGATAAGGGTTCAACCGATAATTCTAGTGGTAACAATTCGGATATAGCGAATAAGAAACTTCAAGAAACATTTCGTGTTCAATTGATCTATCCAAGCTATTCTACTCTCAATTCAATCATGGAAAAATTAGCTGAAGCCTATCCCATGGATGAGATTCAACCAAAAGTTCTCTCTAAGCGAGAATTCGAAATCAATATTCCCAAAGACAAAGAACCAATTGCATTTCTTGCTGAATTGGAAGATATAAAAATTGAACCAGAATTACCTGCACGAGTTGTTATCGATGAGAGAATGGGAACTGTGATTATGGGTGGTAATCTTGCAATGGAAGAAGTTGCAGTTTCGAAGCAAGGTTTGAAATTGAAATTGGAAGCCAAAGGGAAGTCAAGATATTTCTGGACTGAGAATGAAGATCGTTCGGAATCTGTTTTTTATATTAAGAAAACAAATAATGTCCAAGGACTTGTAGAAGAGTTGAATAAACTAGGAGCTACTACCAAAGATGTGATCGCTATACTACAAGGTCTAAGAAAATCCGGAATTTTACATGCAGAGGTAATCATACAATGA
- a CDS encoding ATP-grasp domain-containing protein, whose amino-acid sequence MKHKGYFISIGGGKNQLPLLGAIQSKGAMSITVDINDKAPGFDLSQIKIIESSHEYRKVYSSISQIPLTEPIIGVGTRSYGKSCYTAAYLANKLKLPGTDPNVIRTFENKKTYLDILRSKGLSIPKSYEWKSKASFNKLLSEIEYPVVLKPVLGSGKKDIELFINRDKLKERIEKKYPEPNQYLLESYIEGSEVTVLGFVHNQKFQMISFTDKWSTSYAPFLEIAHSAPSLHLDFLAEIRIFIQNIVYHTGLNNTPFLAEFKITEQGDVFLLECAPEVGGEFLADYLVPAYYNYNYFESMYLLLTGNKPKPSEEVLTQSSKKVAIIFATPPNESATIENFHPFVAQENETLLFEENLKEIETKINIKQGNLCRPKVIGLQSNNNEPMDKFINQALERLGVEYK is encoded by the coding sequence ATGAAACATAAAGGTTACTTTATATCTATCGGAGGTGGCAAAAATCAATTGCCACTTCTTGGGGCGATTCAATCCAAAGGTGCAATGTCGATCACAGTTGATATCAACGATAAAGCACCTGGTTTTGATTTGTCCCAAATAAAGATAATTGAGTCGTCGCATGAATACAGAAAAGTATATTCTTCGATTTCCCAAATTCCGCTAACAGAACCAATCATAGGTGTTGGGACAAGATCTTACGGCAAGTCCTGTTATACTGCAGCTTATCTGGCAAATAAATTAAAACTCCCTGGAACCGATCCAAATGTTATTCGAACATTTGAAAATAAAAAGACATACTTGGATATCCTTCGATCTAAAGGATTGTCTATTCCTAAATCTTACGAATGGAAATCCAAAGCTTCTTTCAATAAATTATTGTCAGAAATTGAATATCCAGTTGTCTTGAAGCCAGTTTTAGGCAGTGGTAAAAAAGATATTGAGCTATTCATTAACCGTGATAAGCTGAAAGAACGAATCGAGAAAAAATATCCCGAACCAAATCAATATTTATTAGAGAGCTACATTGAAGGATCAGAAGTTACTGTTTTGGGATTTGTCCACAATCAAAAATTTCAAATGATTTCTTTCACGGATAAGTGGTCAACATCCTATGCTCCTTTCTTGGAGATCGCTCACAGTGCTCCGTCTTTGCATTTGGATTTTCTTGCAGAAATTAGAATTTTCATTCAAAATATAGTGTATCATACAGGTCTCAATAATACCCCATTCTTAGCAGAATTTAAAATCACGGAACAAGGTGATGTTTTTCTCTTGGAATGTGCCCCAGAAGTTGGTGGCGAATTCCTAGCAGATTATTTGGTTCCAGCATATTACAATTATAACTATTTCGAATCCATGTATCTTCTCTTAACTGGAAATAAACCGAAACCTTCTGAGGAAGTCTTGACCCAATCTTCCAAAAAAGTTGCAATAATTTTCGCAACGCCACCTAACGAATCAGCTACTATAGAAAATTTCCATCCCTTTGTTGCACAGGAAAACGAAACACTTCTATTCGAAGAAAACCTAAAAGAAATTGAAACGAAAATCAACATTAAACAGGGGAATCTATGCAGACCAAAAGTTATTGGTTTGCAATCCAATAACAATGAACCTATGGATAAATTTATAAATCAAGCATTGGAAAGATTGGGTGTCGAATACAAATAA
- a CDS encoding RNA recognition motif domain-containing protein, producing MVSKIYVGNLNFRTTEDSLKTVFSAFGQINDLKMVHDRDTGNFKGFAFITFASPESAKQAITEMNGKDLEGRALRVNLAEEKPKNFQPRY from the coding sequence ATGGTTTCGAAGATTTATGTAGGCAATTTAAACTTCCGTACAACGGAGGATTCACTTAAGACAGTTTTTTCCGCTTTTGGTCAGATCAATGATTTGAAGATGGTTCATGACAGAGATACAGGCAATTTCAAAGGTTTTGCATTCATTACTTTTGCATCTCCAGAATCTGCTAAACAAGCTATTACTGAGATGAATGGTAAAGATTTGGAAGGAAGAGCACTTCGTGTGAACTTGGCTGAAGAAAAGCCAAAGAATTTCCAACCTCGCTATTGA
- a CDS encoding class I SAM-dependent methyltransferase: MSNTNKTIVAWDNHYKKDKSQLSFPDENLVRMLSRIPVDTKSSSKQLALDLGAGSGRHSKLLSQFGWETIAADYSEEAIQQIQNNLQNIKTILVTEPPYPFDNDSLDLVVGWGILHYNTDQMITKIISEIIRILKPGGYFMGTLRSSQDTHLNPNSNNEMELTDLKGGYVRLFSEDDLNRFLKDFSEIKIGYMERTPLGELDKVIAHYFFQARK, encoded by the coding sequence GTGTCGAATACAAATAAAACAATCGTAGCTTGGGACAATCATTATAAAAAAGATAAATCCCAACTTAGCTTTCCAGACGAAAACTTAGTGAGAATGCTATCAAGAATTCCCGTCGATACAAAATCATCGAGTAAACAACTTGCTCTGGATTTAGGTGCTGGTTCTGGGAGACATTCGAAATTGCTAAGTCAATTTGGATGGGAAACAATTGCAGCTGATTACTCTGAAGAGGCAATCCAACAAATCCAGAACAATCTTCAAAACATAAAAACGATCCTTGTCACAGAACCTCCCTATCCTTTTGACAATGATTCCTTAGATCTGGTTGTCGGATGGGGAATTTTACATTATAATACAGATCAGATGATTACAAAAATCATTTCTGAAATCATTCGCATACTTAAGCCTGGTGGATACTTTATGGGAACACTCAGGTCGTCACAGGATACTCACCTAAATCCAAACTCTAATAATGAAATGGAACTTACAGATCTTAAAGGTGGATATGTTCGTCTTTTTAGTGAAGATGATTTGAATAGATTTCTGAAAGATTTTTCCGAAATTAAAATTGGTTATATGGAGAGAACACCTCTTGGCGAACTAGATAAAGTGATCGCCCACTATTTTTTTCAAGCTCGTAAATGA
- the pepN gene encoding aminopeptidase N has product MIQSSTNSRNKTKLSDYEPSPWLIPDIFLDFELDPLQTVVSSEFVLVTNPEYRPKSLDPQEVFLMGEKLILDSIEWDGQILNSSEYKTTDKGIHIFRSVNSQAKVKIRNQISPKLNTELLGLYQSSGIFCTQNEPEGFRHITYFLDRPDILSRYKVRIRANNSEYPFLLSNGNRIESGFTTNNQAYVIWEDPFPKPSYLFALVAGNLAVTKDQFKTSSGRVIDLEIYTNLGNEDKTTFAMESLKLAMAWDEEKFGLEYDLDLYMIVAVDDFNMGAMENKGLNIFNSKLVLASPETTTDTSYEDILSVIAHEYFHNWSGNRVTLRDWFQLTLKEGLTVFRDQLFSQDKIGADVKRIDDVDFLRNFQFPEDQGLLSHPIQPKEYLDIDNFYTRTVYEKGAEVIRIAYNIIGQENFRKAMDLYFSRYDGMAVTTEEFVTSLEEASGYDLGVFRNWYHRKGTPQISIREEYSSDTGEFTIHWRDLDEVNQQLPLVFPVKYSLYLDHKKIESDMFIWEGYSGSKTWKNLFNKPILSIFQNFTVPVILDYPRELDEIHFLWANDDDAFVRWDSGNYLKYYELNRLIGIYQENSNQSIDSRILDSYKIIISNIKTGKSDLRFLAYLLEIPGINQITNLQPEYNIEGSQAVIEIYHNQISSHFQNEFLEVYEFLKSKLNQSNLSRLEASGIRFLKNHCLNFLVHREDLIYEQFRKATNLTDELASLKLLTRKITTFRQSAIEEFRDKWKQNPLVMDHWLQIQASSEIPNALDEVSKLKQSVYFDLKNPNRVASLLGSFSKNRLRFHSEDGKGYKFLVDSILELDSINSQSAARLTKSFSDIAKLPITYRERAIDELKRLHSEKKLSNLVFELVDSFVDA; this is encoded by the coding sequence TTGATTCAATCAAGCACCAATTCTCGAAATAAAACAAAGCTTTCCGATTATGAGCCATCTCCTTGGCTCATACCTGATATTTTTCTAGACTTTGAATTAGATCCTCTACAAACGGTTGTATCTTCTGAGTTTGTTCTGGTAACAAATCCTGAGTATAGACCTAAGAGTTTAGATCCCCAAGAAGTCTTTTTGATGGGTGAGAAGTTGATTTTGGATTCCATAGAATGGGATGGTCAGATTCTAAATTCTTCCGAATACAAAACCACAGATAAAGGAATTCATATTTTCCGATCTGTGAATTCGCAAGCAAAAGTAAAAATCCGCAATCAGATTAGTCCGAAGTTGAATACGGAGCTTCTCGGACTGTACCAATCTTCTGGTATTTTTTGTACACAAAACGAACCGGAAGGATTTAGACATATCACATACTTCTTGGATCGACCGGACATTCTGTCCAGATACAAGGTGCGCATAAGAGCCAACAATTCTGAATACCCCTTCCTTCTATCAAATGGGAATCGCATAGAATCAGGTTTTACAACCAATAACCAAGCATACGTTATATGGGAAGATCCATTTCCTAAACCGTCTTATCTTTTTGCATTGGTCGCTGGAAATCTAGCAGTAACGAAAGATCAATTCAAAACTAGTTCGGGACGAGTCATTGATTTAGAAATCTATACGAACCTTGGCAATGAAGATAAAACTACTTTTGCTATGGAGTCTTTAAAGTTAGCGATGGCATGGGATGAAGAGAAATTTGGATTAGAATATGATCTAGATCTTTATATGATTGTAGCTGTTGATGATTTCAATATGGGAGCAATGGAGAATAAAGGATTGAATATTTTCAATTCTAAGTTGGTTCTCGCAAGTCCTGAGACCACAACGGATACTAGCTACGAAGACATTCTTTCCGTTATTGCCCATGAGTATTTTCACAATTGGTCTGGTAACAGAGTTACATTGCGTGATTGGTTCCAACTTACACTCAAAGAAGGACTAACTGTATTTCGTGACCAACTTTTCTCTCAAGATAAAATTGGAGCTGATGTTAAACGGATTGATGATGTAGATTTTCTTAGAAATTTCCAGTTCCCAGAAGATCAAGGATTGCTTTCTCATCCGATTCAACCTAAGGAATATCTTGATATAGATAATTTCTATACTAGAACCGTTTACGAAAAAGGCGCAGAAGTAATACGCATTGCATACAATATCATTGGTCAGGAAAATTTTCGTAAGGCTATGGATTTGTATTTCTCGAGATATGATGGTATGGCAGTTACAACAGAAGAATTTGTAACAAGTCTTGAAGAAGCTAGCGGATACGATCTAGGTGTTTTTCGAAATTGGTATCATAGAAAAGGCACACCACAGATTTCCATTCGGGAAGAATATTCGAGCGATACGGGTGAGTTTACAATTCATTGGCGTGACTTAGATGAAGTTAATCAACAACTTCCTTTGGTATTTCCTGTGAAGTATTCATTGTATTTGGATCATAAAAAAATTGAATCTGATATGTTCATATGGGAAGGATATTCAGGAAGCAAAACTTGGAAAAATCTTTTCAATAAACCAATTCTCTCCATTTTTCAGAATTTTACAGTTCCTGTTATTTTAGATTATCCAAGAGAATTAGATGAGATTCATTTTCTTTGGGCAAATGATGATGATGCATTTGTTCGATGGGATAGCGGAAACTATTTAAAATACTATGAATTGAATCGTTTAATTGGGATTTACCAAGAGAATTCTAATCAATCCATTGATTCTAGAATTTTAGATTCTTATAAAATAATTATTTCCAATATAAAAACAGGAAAATCAGATCTCAGATTTCTTGCCTATCTACTTGAGATTCCTGGGATCAACCAGATCACGAATTTGCAACCAGAATACAATATTGAAGGTTCGCAAGCAGTTATAGAAATCTATCATAATCAAATAAGTTCCCATTTCCAAAATGAATTTTTGGAAGTATATGAATTCCTAAAATCCAAACTGAATCAATCTAATCTGAGTCGATTGGAAGCAAGCGGCATAAGATTTCTCAAAAACCATTGCCTCAACTTTTTAGTGCATAGGGAAGATTTGATCTATGAGCAATTTCGAAAAGCAACCAATCTCACCGACGAACTCGCAAGTTTAAAATTGCTTACGAGAAAAATTACAACTTTCAGGCAGTCGGCAATTGAAGAATTTCGGGATAAATGGAAACAGAATCCGCTAGTTATGGATCATTGGTTACAAATACAAGCGTCTTCTGAGATTCCGAATGCATTGGACGAAGTCTCCAAGCTCAAGCAATCAGTGTATTTTGATTTGAAAAATCCCAACCGAGTTGCTTCTCTGCTTGGAAGTTTTTCGAAGAATAGATTACGCTTTCACAGTGAAGATGGGAAAGGTTATAAATTCTTGGTTGATTCCATACTTGAGCTTGATTCGATCAATTCACAATCTGCCGCAAGACTTACTAAAAGTTTTTCGGATATTGCTAAATTACCCATTACATATAGGGAAAGAGCGATTGATGAATTGAAGCGCCTACATTCTGAGAAAAAACTTTCCAATTTAGTTTTCGAGTTGGTAGATTCTTTTGTGGATGCTTAA
- the flgG gene encoding flagellar basal-body rod protein FlgG, with translation MMRSLWTAATGMIAQQFHIDTISNNLSNVNTTGFKKNRIDFEDLVYQHQVLAGTPATSVSEIPTGVNVGHGVRTAATQKLFEIGSFQATGNKLDMAITSEMGFFKIQMPDGTFGFTRDGSYKIDSRQQVVTSNGYLLEPPIILPEGAILNTLQIAEEGEVTVKVGNEIRPTVIGQIELYRFVNPAGLQAIGKNLFRETVASGAEIPGMPGEEGFGNVLQGFLEMSNVKIVEEMVNMIVAQRAYESNSKAIQTSDNMLSTAIQLKR, from the coding sequence ATGATGAGATCCTTGTGGACAGCTGCGACGGGAATGATCGCTCAACAATTTCATATTGATACCATTTCCAACAACTTATCGAACGTCAATACTACGGGTTTTAAGAAAAATCGAATTGATTTCGAAGATCTCGTGTATCAACACCAAGTTCTTGCTGGAACTCCTGCAACATCGGTAAGTGAGATACCGACTGGTGTGAACGTTGGACATGGTGTTCGCACTGCAGCAACTCAGAAGCTATTTGAAATTGGTTCATTCCAAGCAACTGGAAATAAACTAGATATGGCGATTACATCCGAGATGGGTTTCTTCAAAATCCAAATGCCAGATGGAACCTTTGGATTCACCCGAGATGGCTCTTATAAAATCGATTCCCGCCAACAAGTTGTTACATCTAATGGGTATCTACTTGAGCCTCCGATAATTTTACCAGAAGGTGCCATTCTCAATACATTGCAGATTGCAGAAGAAGGCGAAGTTACAGTAAAAGTCGGTAATGAAATTAGACCAACGGTAATTGGACAGATTGAACTGTATCGATTTGTGAACCCAGCAGGTTTACAAGCAATTGGAAAGAATTTATTTAGAGAAACTGTAGCTAGTGGAGCTGAAATTCCTGGAATGCCTGGTGAAGAAGGATTTGGAAATGTTCTTCAAGGATTTCTTGAAATGAGTAACGTTAAAATTGTAGAAGAGATGGTGAACATGATTGTTGCGCAAAGAGCGTATGAATCTAATTCTAAGGCTATCCAAACATCAGATAACATGTTGTCTACTGCGATACAACTCAAAAGGTAA
- a CDS encoding flagellar hook-basal body protein, translated as MIRGIYTGANGMNLQQVRMDVIANNLANVDKTGFKRDTTVFKTFPELLLHRFNDDGIGKTPMGSFDTAPLVGKLGLGGEVNEVYTRFEQGAVKKTDSPFDMMIQDKPGLDKPAFFSVMTNRGERLSRSGSFILDRMGYLVNPQGFPLMGEKGPIQINQGNFLVKENGDVYVNGRIGTKPEDGVNFDQNRFEEPVLIDRIKIRTVENPRHLDKEGDSFYADTPESGEPRPFRVEDTPQILQGYLEASNVSVVTEMVEMIEVNRAYEANSKALQTHDQLLGRLINEVAR; from the coding sequence ATGATCAGAGGAATTTACACAGGTGCAAACGGAATGAATCTCCAGCAAGTTCGTATGGATGTGATTGCGAACAATCTCGCCAATGTGGACAAAACAGGATTCAAAAGAGATACTACTGTTTTTAAAACCTTTCCCGAACTCTTACTGCATAGATTCAATGACGATGGTATTGGCAAAACTCCTATGGGTTCCTTTGATACTGCACCACTTGTAGGAAAACTCGGACTTGGCGGCGAAGTGAACGAAGTGTACACTCGCTTTGAGCAAGGCGCTGTAAAAAAGACAGACAGTCCTTTTGATATGATGATACAAGATAAGCCCGGACTTGATAAGCCTGCATTCTTTTCCGTGATGACCAATCGTGGAGAAAGACTTTCTAGAAGTGGATCTTTTATTTTGGATAGGATGGGTTATTTAGTAAATCCCCAAGGTTTTCCGCTAATGGGAGAAAAAGGTCCAATCCAAATCAACCAAGGAAATTTCCTTGTAAAAGAAAATGGTGATGTTTATGTGAATGGTCGAATTGGAACTAAGCCAGAAGATGGTGTAAACTTTGATCAGAATCGTTTCGAAGAACCAGTTCTCATAGATCGAATCAAAATTCGCACTGTTGAAAACCCAAGACATTTAGACAAAGAAGGGGATTCTTTTTATGCAGACACACCTGAGTCGGGCGAACCTAGGCCTTTTCGTGTAGAAGATACTCCACAGATTTTACAAGGATACTTAGAAGCATCCAATGTTTCAGTTGTAACCGAAATGGTTGAGATGATTGAAGTCAATCGTGCCTATGAAGCGAATTCAAAAGCATTGCAGACTCACGATCAACTATTGGGAAGATTGATCAATGAGGTTGCTCGGTAA
- a CDS encoding RNA recognition motif domain-containing protein, with product MKISYSNFPQNLDEVAIQKIFSEFGEVSSFQLKKDKITKKSLGYGTLEMADDNGNKAIKSLNGKKMDEKELAVGDLEALQSKVSGKKGVGLPSNNVGGGKFHGRSTSVGNPGVLRRGGNRGS from the coding sequence ATGAAAATCAGTTACTCTAATTTTCCACAAAATCTAGATGAGGTTGCTATCCAAAAGATCTTTTCTGAATTTGGAGAAGTTTCGTCATTTCAATTAAAAAAAGATAAAATAACAAAGAAGTCATTGGGTTATGGAACTTTAGAAATGGCAGACGATAATGGCAACAAAGCAATCAAGTCTTTGAATGGCAAAAAGATGGATGAAAAAGAATTGGCTGTTGGAGATCTTGAAGCTCTTCAATCCAAAGTCAGTGGCAAAAAAGGTGTAGGTCTACCATCAAACAATGTCGGCGGAGGAAAGTTTCATGGAAGATCAACAAGTGTCGGGAATCCAGGTGTACTGAGACGAGGTGGCAACCGCGGCAGTTAA